In Juglans regia cultivar Chandler chromosome 13, Walnut 2.0, whole genome shotgun sequence, the following proteins share a genomic window:
- the LOC108982759 gene encoding uncharacterized protein LOC108982759 has product MSTPIDQLTPPLAVTQEAYTAHSGHGSVGPVIAVLAVITILGVIAGMIGRICSGRPIMGHGQYDFESWIERKCSSCLDGRIDPPPPRQQEATASEEPTPEAEPVEIPQEIKQEEEAHRHTHGHGNGES; this is encoded by the coding sequence ATGTCTACTCCGATAGACCAACTGACACCACCCCTGGCGGTGACCCAGGAAGCCTACACCGCCCACTCGGGCCACGGGTCTGTGGGTCCCGTGATCGCCGTTCTTGCAGTGATCACTATTCTTGGAGTCATAGCCGGCATGATCGGCCGGATTTGTTCGGGTCGGCCGATCATGGGTCATGGACAGTACGATTTCGAGAGCTGGATCGAGAGGAAATGCTCATCGTGCCTCGATGGCAGAATCGACCCTCCGCCGCCACGGCAGCAGGAGGCAACGGCCTCCGAAGAGCCTACACCGGAGGCGGAACCGGTGGAGATCCCTCAAGAGATAAAGCAAGAAGAGGAGGCTCATCGACATACACATGGACATGGAAATGGCGAATCTTGA